Proteins from a single region of Mytilus trossulus isolate FHL-02 chromosome 2, PNRI_Mtr1.1.1.hap1, whole genome shotgun sequence:
- the LOC134707877 gene encoding uncharacterized protein LOC134707877 isoform X2 translates to MFSCPGVPFGEVALMSDDCIRTASIISEEKTDLLMVDRALYNRAVKDVLAREFEEKAAFIKDSPLFSTWAPRYKKQLAMALYKESFPYESALVRQGDHLTNIYFIISGQVEMLTDTSQHVFQYPKVFMDALDENEKFLKKLDRSRPPTDPQYTACVKKKDHTKNTKMCYLAKNESIGEMEVLLDLDTYVQTAICTEKTDVLVLEMKHYERLFTKKHQRTIDAMKQMLEIKINTRITLLGSGEEVPLLHHLKNKVNLINNPKAPPEKPTRDEDSVLAAERQFFNHTGPLVDIDGPGSVFYMIRVREKSKQKSQNKNKRKQNGRNEHMHAISLPQSLIMAAQMTGATKDIELIMEKAEEDARHDNSKISAAGKSARSFRRIQSAVKPSNDNETEEEVFDDDKEMTKSLPERQAMVSFDDEDEDASLSFLESRVRDWLCKDNPRKGPQVAQLRRLPVQELDPQPKPGKKIVIRKRNRSTTSHESARTEMRSVMSKDEDDLQHYNILIARS, encoded by the exons ATGTTTTCGT GTCCTGGAGTTCCATTCGGAGAGGTTGCTCTCATGTCAGATGACTGCATCCGAACAGCCTCAATTATTTCCGAAGAGAAAACAGATTTACTTATGGTAGACAGGGCACTTTACAATCGGGCAGTTAAGGATGTTCTTGCCCGAGAGTTTGAAGAGAAGGCTGCATTCATTAAAGACAGTCCTCTTTTTTCTACCTGGGCTCCGAGATACAAGAAACAACTAGCTATGGCTTTGTACAAAGAGTCTTTTCCTTATGAAAGCGCCCTCGTGCGACAAGGAGATCATTTgactaatatatatttcataattag TGGTCAAGTAGAGATGCTAACAGATACGTCACAACATGTATTTCAATACCCGAAAGTTTTTATGGACGCCTTggatgaaaatgaaaa GTTTTTGAAGAAACTGGATAGAAGTAGACCTCCAACAGATCCTCAATATACAGCTTGTGTGAAAAAGAAAGATCAtactaaaaatacaaaaatgtgttaCCTTGCCAAAAACGAGAGCATTG gagAAATGGAAGTTCTTCTTGATTTGGATACTTATGTACAGACAGCTATTTGTACTGAAAAGACAGATGTTCTTGTACTGGAGATGAAGCATTATGAAAGACTTTTTACGAAAAAACACCAGAGGACAATAGATGCCatgaaacaaatgttggaaattaaaattaataccCGGATTACACTTTTAGGAAGTGGCGAAGAAGTACCGTTACTCCACCATTTAAAGAATAAAGTTAACCTCATAAATAACCCCAAAGCTCCTCCTGAAAAACCCACCAGAGATGAAGATTCTGTTTTAGCAGCCgaaagacaattttttaatcatacGGGTCCTTTAGTTGACATTGATGGACCCGGAAGTGTGTTTTATATGATACGAGTACGAGAAAAGTCgaaacaaaaatcacaaaacaagaacaaaagaaaacaaaatggccgaaACGAGCATATGCATGCAATAAGTTTACCTCAGTCGTTAATCATGGCCGCTCAAATGACGGGTGCTACTAAAGATATAGAACTAATAATGGAAAAAGCCGAAGAGGATGCGAGACATGACAATTCAAAAATATCAGCAGCAGGGAAAAGTGCCAGATCATTTAGACGCATTCAGAGTGCAGTGAAACCATCAAACGATAACGAGACAGAAGAAGAAGTTTTCGACGATGATAAGGAGATGACTAAGTCATTACCCGAGAGACAAGCAATGGTTTCATTCGATGATGAAGACGAGGATGCCTCACTTTCATTTCTTGAATCACGAGTGCGAGACTGGTTATGCAAAGATAATCCAAGAAAAGGACCTCAAGTGGCTCAATTACGGCGACTTCCTGTACAG GAACTTGATCCACAGCCAAAACCTGGAAAGAAAATTGTTATACGCAAGCGCAACAGATCAACAACAAGTCATGAGAGTGCTAGAACTGAAATGCGTTCTGTCATGTCGAAAGACGAAGACGATCTAcaacattataatattttaatagcAAGATCATAA
- the LOC134707877 gene encoding uncharacterized protein LOC134707877 isoform X1 — protein MTNSLDKVIQVISKPPKLRQDFEIQTLLPWLRKKSQLFSRLKTDYLKDIVRNCGHVTYEKDEVIIKQGEFGDCFYIILCGKIGIYIINKDKIDDDSDDTNALALVGSRTADGALDRSKLGNYVCPLGPGVPFGEVALMSDDCIRTASIISEEKTDLLMVDRALYNRAVKDVLAREFEEKAAFIKDSPLFSTWAPRYKKQLAMALYKESFPYESALVRQGDHLTNIYFIISGQVEMLTDTSQHVFQYPKVFMDALDENEKFLKKLDRSRPPTDPQYTACVKKKDHTKNTKMCYLAKNESIGEMEVLLDLDTYVQTAICTEKTDVLVLEMKHYERLFTKKHQRTIDAMKQMLEIKINTRITLLGSGEEVPLLHHLKNKVNLINNPKAPPEKPTRDEDSVLAAERQFFNHTGPLVDIDGPGSVFYMIRVREKSKQKSQNKNKRKQNGRNEHMHAISLPQSLIMAAQMTGATKDIELIMEKAEEDARHDNSKISAAGKSARSFRRIQSAVKPSNDNETEEEVFDDDKEMTKSLPERQAMVSFDDEDEDASLSFLESRVRDWLCKDNPRKGPQVAQLRRLPVQELDPQPKPGKKIVIRKRNRSTTSHESARTEMRSVMSKDEDDLQHYNILIARS, from the exons aCTACCTCAAAGATATTGTGAGAAATTGTGGCCACGTGACGTATGAGAAAGATGaagttataataaaacaagGAGAGTTTGGAGACTG CTTTTACATAATACTCTGTGGAAAGATTGGTATCTACATCATTAACAAAGATAAAATTGATGATGATAGCGATGATACAAATGCCCTTGCCCTTGTTGGAAGTAGAACAGCAGACGGTGCACTCGACAGGTCCAAGTTGGGAAACTATGTTTGTCCCCTTG GTCCTGGAGTTCCATTCGGAGAGGTTGCTCTCATGTCAGATGACTGCATCCGAACAGCCTCAATTATTTCCGAAGAGAAAACAGATTTACTTATGGTAGACAGGGCACTTTACAATCGGGCAGTTAAGGATGTTCTTGCCCGAGAGTTTGAAGAGAAGGCTGCATTCATTAAAGACAGTCCTCTTTTTTCTACCTGGGCTCCGAGATACAAGAAACAACTAGCTATGGCTTTGTACAAAGAGTCTTTTCCTTATGAAAGCGCCCTCGTGCGACAAGGAGATCATTTgactaatatatatttcataattag TGGTCAAGTAGAGATGCTAACAGATACGTCACAACATGTATTTCAATACCCGAAAGTTTTTATGGACGCCTTggatgaaaatgaaaa GTTTTTGAAGAAACTGGATAGAAGTAGACCTCCAACAGATCCTCAATATACAGCTTGTGTGAAAAAGAAAGATCAtactaaaaatacaaaaatgtgttaCCTTGCCAAAAACGAGAGCATTG gagAAATGGAAGTTCTTCTTGATTTGGATACTTATGTACAGACAGCTATTTGTACTGAAAAGACAGATGTTCTTGTACTGGAGATGAAGCATTATGAAAGACTTTTTACGAAAAAACACCAGAGGACAATAGATGCCatgaaacaaatgttggaaattaaaattaataccCGGATTACACTTTTAGGAAGTGGCGAAGAAGTACCGTTACTCCACCATTTAAAGAATAAAGTTAACCTCATAAATAACCCCAAAGCTCCTCCTGAAAAACCCACCAGAGATGAAGATTCTGTTTTAGCAGCCgaaagacaattttttaatcatacGGGTCCTTTAGTTGACATTGATGGACCCGGAAGTGTGTTTTATATGATACGAGTACGAGAAAAGTCgaaacaaaaatcacaaaacaagaacaaaagaaaacaaaatggccgaaACGAGCATATGCATGCAATAAGTTTACCTCAGTCGTTAATCATGGCCGCTCAAATGACGGGTGCTACTAAAGATATAGAACTAATAATGGAAAAAGCCGAAGAGGATGCGAGACATGACAATTCAAAAATATCAGCAGCAGGGAAAAGTGCCAGATCATTTAGACGCATTCAGAGTGCAGTGAAACCATCAAACGATAACGAGACAGAAGAAGAAGTTTTCGACGATGATAAGGAGATGACTAAGTCATTACCCGAGAGACAAGCAATGGTTTCATTCGATGATGAAGACGAGGATGCCTCACTTTCATTTCTTGAATCACGAGTGCGAGACTGGTTATGCAAAGATAATCCAAGAAAAGGACCTCAAGTGGCTCAATTACGGCGACTTCCTGTACAG GAACTTGATCCACAGCCAAAACCTGGAAAGAAAATTGTTATACGCAAGCGCAACAGATCAACAACAAGTCATGAGAGTGCTAGAACTGAAATGCGTTCTGTCATGTCGAAAGACGAAGACGATCTAcaacattataatattttaatagcAAGATCATAA